One genomic region from Candidatus Poribacteria bacterium encodes:
- a CDS encoding peptidylprolyl isomerase has protein sequence MRKNASDVPTRYQYQYARAVQHYAARIATSGIEHVMLTMFVILCLLCPLQVVIAQGAQPPEPPTTETAPPESTDQTQQEESAAERLNPETDVPGEGMVIGDGDDMAMVDNFVQIHGNALIKFEDVILRADHIWADFDENLMRASGNVHLKIGDEETYSDELIFNLENKKGIARNGFTFSDPWYFGGSEIFKIQEDRSYIRGATLTTCSLKHPHYYFSVSEVIVRMNQEMIAKNIVLRIGGFPLFYFPAIRRDLRKGKIAKIIVKVGTDSYQGPNLSIILPVARKRRYDGALLYDRSARRGQGYGFEGKYRFNDTQFQEIYIPIPPDVTPNQRTKLKEKADELHDRLDGEYDRYWLRQIFLEYKITDEDVKRAKDRAEELRTQLQEEDADFAQIAQSNSDHYDTRYDGGDMGFLVPGEVDEEGNPKLDPVLEEAVFALEDGEISAVIQTESAFHIFKAEQVLDVYGEREIKLSRIDVAISASDDTEYVIRELANDMLKRAQEGEPFEQLIQIPDEFTDVAQPVLSELNEGEGMLLNEMESSWQPSVKRLENPGDVTERRPISMPEGLYIFQLIRKEQTPTFEEVAEQFEAEWDAFYEELMNPPPEEAVEDGMPTDDSGDVEQSEPEDGEESETASEETAEGDKAENTTENVQPQEPDTVTTAPELRQAPDPTDADDAADNSEDMEQSEPENVEEDETDSDQVEGEVTDGDEEGETSEEDAEDEDELKVYRKHGFRGRWEDPSAVASDAQSMYAGEFSRRPVQTKKSFRLLKVDKKRTYRGDIYFYGADRYSYERQNATRIGRRWNMRWAHTQSFYTPWDDRQAGRRPINFTGRTELQARNFKEELKLPSESTLNSFGILTYGTGFSTVADEDVDENGNLRFSRETIGDLTSRLEVRHIHDFTGEGTTSLQKLPQLTVNLSRMRVDAFPLFKTLNDGMETLAERFGTEKPFLSLLAFPTLDSTSVDLDFEFGNFFREVYRAKAGEERDVFLQTIDLGFDVRKQSTLLITPLRELQLGLNLNTNMVWHDRDQENNKNIIRGVYSFNGTATNTLFRIYNISYIPGMRRLRHEIQSSLRFNYQPAVDQDESLYPFGPSTYFYERKRLTYNFNTNFEIKTRRSQSAHRIFYFDTRLTADFTEFDPLYERQFEPIESDFTFVPLPSRNLNMTFRVTHDPNPHPVDGKQFKVVGIRTNIRYTRQSWNVSIGNSFSKRHTSRRASRSLTATGRYRYSQNLEFDLSLIYYPIDRQFYSQRLTVTRNLHDWSLRISWSRVGIDRGDPRYNNVRQDFTFQVSLIQEPAVSMGVGYDATTETWGLRTIPAGMPYNAFGSGNSLGRSYF, from the coding sequence GTGAGAAAGAACGCGTCTGACGTGCCTACCCGTTATCAGTATCAATACGCGAGGGCGGTGCAGCATTACGCTGCCCGCATCGCAACGTCAGGAATTGAGCATGTAATGCTCACGATGTTCGTTATCCTATGTCTGCTTTGTCCACTACAGGTCGTTATCGCGCAAGGTGCGCAACCCCCTGAACCTCCCACGACTGAAACCGCACCCCCCGAATCCACAGATCAAACACAGCAGGAAGAATCCGCCGCAGAACGGTTGAATCCTGAAACAGATGTCCCTGGAGAGGGCATGGTCATCGGCGATGGCGACGATATGGCTATGGTCGATAATTTCGTTCAAATTCACGGGAACGCGCTTATCAAATTTGAGGATGTCATTCTCCGGGCTGACCATATCTGGGCTGATTTTGATGAAAACCTGATGCGTGCCTCAGGGAACGTCCACCTTAAGATAGGAGACGAGGAAACTTACTCCGATGAACTCATCTTCAACCTTGAAAATAAAAAAGGAATTGCCCGCAACGGCTTTACATTTAGCGATCCGTGGTATTTTGGCGGTAGTGAAATCTTTAAAATCCAGGAGGATCGTTCCTATATCCGCGGTGCGACGCTAACGACCTGTTCGTTGAAACATCCGCACTACTATTTCAGTGTTTCTGAAGTCATTGTCCGAATGAACCAGGAGATGATCGCCAAAAATATTGTTTTGCGTATTGGTGGGTTTCCGCTGTTTTATTTTCCCGCGATTCGGCGGGATCTGCGTAAAGGTAAGATCGCAAAGATTATTGTCAAGGTTGGAACGGATAGTTACCAAGGTCCCAACCTGAGTATCATCTTACCTGTGGCACGCAAACGGCGTTATGATGGGGCGTTGCTCTATGATAGGAGTGCGAGACGTGGGCAAGGTTACGGGTTTGAAGGAAAATACCGATTCAATGATACACAGTTTCAAGAAATCTATATTCCGATTCCGCCTGACGTAACACCGAACCAACGCACAAAGTTAAAGGAGAAGGCGGATGAATTACATGACCGGCTTGACGGTGAATATGATCGCTATTGGTTGCGGCAAATTTTCCTTGAGTATAAGATCACTGACGAGGATGTGAAGCGCGCGAAAGATCGCGCCGAAGAACTCCGCACGCAGCTTCAGGAAGAGGATGCTGACTTCGCACAAATTGCCCAGAGCAATTCAGACCATTACGATACCCGCTACGATGGTGGTGATATGGGATTCCTCGTTCCCGGTGAGGTTGATGAGGAAGGTAACCCGAAGCTTGATCCCGTTTTGGAGGAAGCTGTCTTTGCACTGGAAGATGGTGAAATTAGTGCTGTTATCCAAACCGAATCCGCTTTTCATATCTTCAAAGCGGAACAGGTCCTTGATGTCTATGGTGAGCGCGAAATTAAACTCAGCCGTATTGATGTCGCTATTTCTGCGAGTGATGATACAGAATACGTCATACGCGAGTTGGCGAATGATATGCTCAAACGTGCCCAAGAAGGGGAGCCTTTTGAGCAATTGATACAAATTCCCGATGAATTTACTGATGTTGCCCAACCGGTCTTGTCGGAACTCAACGAAGGTGAAGGGATGCTGCTAAATGAGATGGAATCCTCTTGGCAGCCCTCAGTCAAACGCTTAGAAAATCCAGGTGATGTCACTGAACGTAGACCTATTTCTATGCCCGAAGGACTTTACATTTTCCAACTCATCAGAAAAGAGCAAACCCCAACTTTTGAGGAAGTCGCTGAACAGTTTGAAGCAGAATGGGATGCTTTTTACGAGGAGTTGATGAATCCTCCGCCAGAGGAAGCCGTAGAAGATGGAATGCCCACGGATGACAGTGGAGATGTGGAGCAGAGCGAGCCAGAGGATGGAGAGGAGAGCGAAACAGCGTCTGAAGAAACCGCAGAAGGTGATAAAGCAGAAAACACAACCGAAAACGTTCAACCCCAAGAACCGGATACTGTTACCACTGCACCAGAGCTGCGACAAGCACCTGATCCCACCGATGCTGACGATGCTGCTGACAACAGCGAGGATATGGAACAGAGCGAACCGGAGAATGTGGAGGAAGACGAAACTGATTCTGATCAGGTTGAAGGCGAAGTTACCGATGGAGACGAAGAAGGTGAAACCTCCGAAGAAGACGCGGAGGACGAAGACGAACTTAAGGTCTATCGGAAACACGGATTTCGAGGACGGTGGGAGGATCCAAGTGCTGTAGCCTCAGACGCACAAAGCATGTACGCTGGTGAATTTAGCAGACGCCCCGTTCAAACCAAAAAGTCCTTCCGTCTCCTCAAGGTTGATAAAAAACGAACGTATCGAGGGGACATCTACTTCTACGGAGCAGACCGCTACTCCTACGAGCGACAGAATGCCACCCGAATCGGTAGGCGGTGGAATATGCGGTGGGCACATACCCAATCCTTTTATACGCCGTGGGATGACCGCCAAGCTGGTAGGCGTCCGATCAATTTCACAGGTAGGACGGAGTTGCAAGCCCGGAATTTTAAGGAGGAATTAAAACTTCCCAGCGAATCCACACTCAACTCTTTTGGAATACTCACTTACGGGACAGGTTTTTCCACCGTTGCTGACGAGGATGTTGATGAGAACGGCAACCTGAGGTTCTCGCGAGAAACTATCGGTGATTTGACAAGCAGGCTTGAAGTGCGACACATTCACGATTTCACGGGTGAAGGCACGACATCGCTACAAAAGCTTCCGCAGCTCACTGTAAATTTATCGCGGATGCGTGTGGATGCTTTTCCGCTCTTTAAGACCCTTAACGATGGCATGGAGACCCTTGCCGAAAGATTCGGAACCGAAAAGCCATTTCTTTCACTGCTCGCTTTTCCAACCCTTGACAGCACAAGTGTTGACCTTGATTTTGAGTTCGGCAATTTCTTTAGGGAAGTTTATCGCGCTAAAGCGGGTGAAGAGAGAGATGTATTCCTACAGACAATAGACCTTGGATTTGATGTCCGCAAGCAGTCAACGCTCCTTATTACGCCTTTGCGCGAGCTTCAACTCGGTCTCAATCTCAATACGAACATGGTTTGGCACGACCGGGATCAGGAAAATAATAAGAATATTATAAGGGGCGTTTACAGTTTTAATGGAACTGCTACGAACACCCTTTTCCGTATCTATAATATCAGTTATATCCCCGGAATGCGAAGGTTGCGACACGAAATACAATCCTCACTCCGGTTTAATTATCAGCCCGCTGTCGATCAAGATGAGAGTCTCTATCCTTTCGGTCCCAGTACCTATTTCTATGAACGGAAGAGACTCACGTATAACTTCAATACGAACTTTGAAATCAAGACCCGACGGAGTCAGTCGGCACACCGTATCTTCTATTTTGATACACGGCTTACCGCCGATTTCACTGAATTCGATCCTTTGTATGAGCGTCAATTTGAGCCTATTGAGAGTGATTTTACATTCGTTCCGCTTCCAAGCCGAAACCTAAACATGACCTTTCGGGTCACGCATGATCCCAATCCGCATCCGGTTGATGGCAAACAGTTCAAAGTGGTTGGAATCCGTACCAATATCCGTTATACTCGGCAGTCGTGGAACGTTAGTATCGGTAACTCGTTTAGTAAACGCCATACATCGAGACGCGCGTCGCGGTCACTCACTGCCACCGGTCGTTATCGTTATAGCCAAAATCTTGAATTCGATCTGAGTCTCATCTATTATCCTATTGATCGGCAGTTTTACTCACAACGTCTCACAGTTACACGTAACCTCCACGATTGGAGTCTCCGAATTTCTTGGAGTCGCGTCGGCATTGACCGCGGCGACCCGCGTTACAACAACGTCCGTCAGGACTTTACGTTCCAAGTGAGTCTGATTCAAGAACCCGCAGTTTCTATGGGTGTCGGTTACGACGCGACGACTGAAACTTGGGGACTCCGAACCATACCGGCTGGCATGCCTTATAACGCATTTGGCTCCGGAAATTCACTCGGCAGGTCTTACTTCTAA
- a CDS encoding type II toxin-antitoxin system RelE/ParE family toxin — protein sequence MAQAIKDVKWIGNSHEMLRSFPKAARQIVGDALRIAQIGGKHRNAKPLIGVGSGVFEIVARYDRNTYRAVYTVKIGENIYVLHVFQKKSTRGIRTPKREIDLIKQRLRIAREMEEKNE from the coding sequence TTGGCTCAAGCGATAAAAGATGTGAAATGGATTGGGAACTCCCATGAGATGTTACGGAGTTTCCCCAAAGCTGCGAGACAGATAGTAGGTGATGCCCTACGTATTGCTCAAATTGGAGGTAAACATCGGAATGCTAAACCTCTGATAGGGGTAGGTTCAGGTGTATTTGAGATCGTCGCTCGTTACGATAGGAACACCTACCGGGCGGTTTATACTGTTAAGATTGGCGAGAACATCTATGTACTTCATGTATTTCAGAAGAAATCCACTCGTGGTATCAGAACACCCAAAAGGGAAATTGACCTGATTAAACAACGCCTGAGAATAGCGCGAGAGATGGAGGAAAAAAATGAGTGA
- a CDS encoding XRE family transcriptional regulator: protein MSEEIKIVESSGNVFLDIGFSEEEAEYHLLRVDLAFAIHHLLEEQKLTPAKTEARFGLDPSDVSRLKEMDFTDFTVERLLMILKRLNRKVEIHIKPSDGKDKHQRVFVT, encoded by the coding sequence ATGAGTGAAGAGATCAAAATTGTGGAGAGTTCTGGGAATGTGTTTTTGGACATCGGTTTCTCTGAGGAAGAAGCGGAATATCATCTGTTAAGGGTAGACCTTGCCTTCGCAATCCACCATCTTCTTGAGGAGCAAAAGCTAACACCAGCAAAAACAGAAGCACGCTTTGGACTCGATCCGTCTGATGTGTCCCGCCTGAAGGAAATGGATTTTACAGATTTCACTGTGGAACGGTTGCTAATGATTCTGAAGCGGCTGAACCGCAAGGTTGAAATTCATATTAAGCCTTCGGATGGAAAGGACAAGCACCAGCGAGTTTTTGTTACATAG